The following proteins are co-located in the Heptranchias perlo isolate sHepPer1 unplaced genomic scaffold, sHepPer1.hap1 HAP1_SCAFFOLD_63, whole genome shotgun sequence genome:
- the LOC137317674 gene encoding probable G-protein coupled receptor 139: MEDPVIHQIMRIYYPVLVAIGVPVNLVAIVILSRGKCGLSKCISAYLVGMAVADLLVIITDPILTAINGMYIPLSFLDITPVCFFIFFLSFATTVVSVWFTVAFTFDRFVAICCEKLKTKYCTEKTAAVVLGTVSVLGCSVSVPWYFIFEPRFIFDNVPWFCQNKPSFRTSPTWAAFEMFHLILTPCVPFCLILLLNVLTVRCILVSSRVRRGLRGRSNGENQSDPEMENRKKSIILLFSISGSFILLWLTKVVFNIYLRIAGIRYYNSYTDPNYITLQTSKMLQLLSSCTNTCIYVLTQTKFREELKNGVKYPLNLIVKLVRSQ, encoded by the coding sequence ttaacttggtggcgattgtgatcctgtcccgaggaaagtgcggtctctccaaatgtatcagtgcctacctggtgggaatggcagtggccgatctcctggtcattatcactgatccgatattgacgGCGATTAATGGGATGTATATCCCattgtcattcctggacattactcccgtgtgtttttttattttcttcttgAGTTTTGCAACCACGgtagtttctgtctggttcacagtcgctttcacctttgatcgatttgtggccatttgttgtgagaagctgaaaactaaatattgcaccgagaaaacggcggctgtggttctgggaacagtgagtgtgctgggctgttcagtgagtgtcccctggtactttatattTGAACCGAGATTTAtatttgataatgttccctggttttgtcagaataaaccgagcttccgtacttcccccacatgggcagcatttgagatgtttcacctcattttaaccccttgtgtcccgttctgtctgattttgcttctcaatgttctgacggtcaggtgtattttagtgtccagtcgtgtccgcaggggactccggggccgcagcaatggagagaatcagagtgatccagagatggagaaccgaaagaaatccatcattttactcttcagtatatcgggcagttttatactgttgtggctgacaaaggttgtatttaacatttatctgcgaattgcaggCATTCGGTATTATAATTCCTACACTGACCCTAATTATATCACGCTGCAGacatcaaagatgctgcagcttctcagttcctgcacaaacacgtgtatttatgtcctgacccagactaaattcagagaggagctgaagaacggggtgaaatacccactcaatctaattgttaaattagtgagatCACAgtaa